One Ranitomeya variabilis isolate aRanVar5 chromosome 5, aRanVar5.hap1, whole genome shotgun sequence DNA window includes the following coding sequences:
- the MICAL3 gene encoding F-actin-monooxygenase MICAL3 isoform X10: MEDGRNDKANQAHVLFDRFVQATTCKGTVKSFQELCDYLELKPRDYRSFYHKLKSKLNYWKAKALWSKLDKRSGHKDYKKGKACSNTKCLIIGAGPCGLRTAIELGFLGAKVVVVEKRDAFSRNNVLHLWPFTIHDLRGLGAKKFYGKFCAGAIDHISIRQLQLILLKVSLILGIEIHVNVEFQGLIEPPEEQEKERIGWRAKVHPKGHPISEYDFDVIIGADGRRNTLAGFRRKEFRGKLAIAITANFINRNTTAEAKVEEISGVAFIFNQKFFQDLREATGIDLENIVYYKDDTHYFVMTAKKQSLLEKGVILQDYADTEMLLSRANVDQEALQNYATEAARFSTHQQLPTLDFAINHYGQPDVAMFDFTCMYASENAGLVRERNGHRLLVALVGDSLLEPFWPMGTGIARGFLAAMDSAWMIRSWAYGASPLEVLAERESIYRLLPQTTPENVSKNFSQYSLDPTTRYPNVNLQFLRPSQVRHLFYTGEMKDVNLEIGNLVNAQRTPKLGRNESVARTGKLLSWCQKQTDGYAGVSVTDLTMSWKSGLALCAIIHRYRPELIDFGSLDERNVEKNNQLAFDIAERELGISPIMTGKEMASVGEPDKLSMVVYLSQFYEMFKETTNAEDADQNLDEKAALLASTKSPISFLSKLGQTISRKRTPKDKKEKEVDSSGKRRKTSQSEDEDSSRPNRDERPLLVGALTDRRMDATAGNQNKVKSMATQLLAKFEENAPAPNTGLRKQASFRKEFPQNLGGSDVCYFCHRRVYVMERLSAEGKFFHRSCFQCDYCNTTLRLSCYAYDLEDGKFYCKPHYCYRRSGYSQRKRAAAPAQVSKELKGPTKDTPDAEDPGRAPTLPLAAAEKTPGPSINCEDHTAAKRLRATPERIELENYRVSMQKEELEEVPEETLAEHNLSSLLDKGGPDEEEAASSSSESEMEEDEEDEEEDDGYEPAPSSDLGGVPWKEAVKIHAKLKGRSPDEMEADRAVDLGVSEEEDDEDDDDEEEPSSEEGEYCPWERELQQGLWLQRISDEDAVGTFKAGNLKLQQALTPVDPMEIKVDVHWTHVHKVRQEQDGVNTEGEEVGTSSPSKALLLPSHRHDPVRAWLETVPGVACEDEEAEVLGTGLLEAGAGGDGDTSADLGDDDDIPSDAEAEERLQQSERLRLRLDEGSDAPSSGQNESDRGSCAASATLEPEVFSPKAESEKVSVLTPKEQTSPSIRFFPEPYIPRAGSKASTPLEPKAFTPVSPVCSQPTPTQELVTPTSPTKSPSIPPLLRPLRSPASPICSQPLPSTEVVTVPPTTKSPVCLQPSPVITSTPLAKLPFSSHVVRTDSLTSPNSEEALKRIDLIEEFWTKSAEIRRSLGLTPVERGRTSEVNFQSMEPSAARTPVSKATQGDLKSPPLKTHHVLKKVNPNRLDPELLSPLTPISPSEKELKSSEGERRDLSTSSGLGLNGSNSNTRTAASESFNTSDSALLTPPSSPPPPPPQGEEPATLQKGLASWQNGPESIPSPLPQVKVKSPDVPQTPKLEEVRKSFVESVDEIPFADDVEDTYDERTDNSSLHERFFTPPTSRTKLQRLPLTKENGELPSSVERGRHRKRLLPQLTTEAKELAEERMRAREKSVKSAALRDAMAQQLHKMKQLETVQAPHRGSVLSSTKLSPRLPAESRALAEAPTLRLGAADELFLSSLPAEGSITSSEGSGGGKPKKRPSLFSPRKKEKKSKGEMSRLSDKQDDGTKPKSLWKSVFSGYKKEKKKKSADEKSTPSTPSSTTTVDSGKVKVSNVVRGAELPLRRHLSFSEDSDLSSDDVLEKSSQKSKREKTYTDEELNAKLTKRVQKAARRQAKQEELKRLHRAQIIQRQLEQVEEKQRQLEERGVAVEKALRGEAGMGKKDDPKLMQEWFRLVQEKNALVRYESELMIFARELELEDRQSRLQQELRERMAVEDQLKSEQELTDEKQILNEMLDVVEQRDALVALLEEQRLREKEEDKDLEEVMLSKGYNLNWS, translated from the exons GGACTGATCGAGCCCCCGGAAGAGCAAGAAAAAGAAC GCATCGGCTGGAGAGCAAAAGTGCACCCCAAGGGTCACCCCATATCGGAATATGACTTCGATGTCATTATTGGCGCGGACGGCCGGAGGAACACATTGGCCG GTTTTCGAAGGAAAGAATTTCGCGGCAAACTCGCCATCGCCATTACCGCCAATTTTATCAACCGGAACACCACGGCGGAGGCCAAGGTGGAGGAGATCAGCGGTGTCGCCTTTATCTTCAATCAGAAGTTTTTCCAGGACCTGCGAGAGGCGACGG GGATCGATCTGGAGAACATCGTCTACTACAAGGATGACACCCACTACTTTGTCATGACGGCCAAGAAGCAGAGTCTGCTGGAGAAAGGGGTCATCTTACAG GATTATGCCGACACCGAGATGTTGTTGTCACGTGCCAACGTGGATCAGGAGGCGCTGCAGAACTACGCCACCGAGGCCGCGCGCTTCTCCACCCATCAGCAGCTGCCCACACTGGATTTTGCCATCAATCACTATGGGCAGCCGGACGTGGCCATGTTTGACTTTACCTGCATGTACGCCTCCGAGAACGCCGGCCTGGTGCGCGAGAGAAATGGACACCGGCTGCTTGTAGCGCTAGTCGGCGACAGTCTCCTGGAG CCCTTCTGGCCTATGGGGACCGGCATAGCACGAGGCTTCCTGGCTGCTATGGACTCAGCTTGGATGATACGCAGCTGGGCTTATGGAGCGAGCCCTCTAGAAGTCCTGGCTGAGAG GGAGAGCATTTACCGGTTACTTCCTCAGACAACACCGGAGAATGTGAGCAAGAACTTCAGTCAGTACAGTCTGGACCCCACCACTCGTTACCCCAACGTAAACCTTCAGTTCCTGCGGCCGAGCCAG GTTCGGCATTTGTTCTATACTGGAGAAATGAAGGACGTCAATCTGGAGATTGGAAATCTGGTAAATGCCCAGAGGACGCCCAAACTGGGCAGAAATG AGTCGGTGGCGCGCACCGGTAAGCTGCTGAGCTGGTGTCAGAAGCAGACGGACGGCTACGCCGGAGTCAGCGTTACCGACCTCACCATGTCTTGGAAAAGCGGCCTTGCCCTCTGTGCCATTATCCACCGGTACCGCCCCGAGCTCAT TGACTTTGGCTCCCTCGACGAGAGGAACGTTGAGAAGAACAATCAGTTGGCTTTCGACATCGCTGAGCGTGAGCTGGGCATCTCCCCCATCATGACCGGGAAAGAAATGGCGTCCGTCGGGGAGCCAGACAAGCTATCCATGGTGGTGTACCTCAGCCAGTTCTACGAGATGTTCAAGGAGACCACCAACGCTG AAGACGCAGATCAGAATCTGGACGAGAAAGCCGCCCTCCTGGCCAGCACGAAAtcgcccatctccttcctgagcaagCTGGGGCAGACAATCTCCCGGAAACGCACCCCCAAG gaCAAGAAAGAAAAAGAGGTGGACAGCTCGGGCAAGAGGCGGAAAACCAGCCAATCAGAAGAC GAGGACAGCTCCCGACCCAACCGGGATGAGAGACCCTTGTTAGTCGGTGCCCTGACCGACAGGCGGATGGACGCGACTGCTGGGAATCAGAACAAGGTGAAATCCATGGCGACTCAGCTCCTGGCCAAATTCGAGGAGAACGCGCCTGCGCCTAACACCGGACTCAGGAAACAG GCATCTTTCAGGAAAGAATTCCCTCAGAACCTCGGGGGCAGCGATGTCTGTTACTTCTGCCACAGGAGAGTCTACGTCATGGAGCGTTTGAGCGCAGAGGGGAAATTCTTCCATCGAAGCTGCTTTCAATGTGACTACTGCAATACAACTCTGCGTCTTTCCTGCTACGCCTATGACCTGGAAGATG gaaaatTTTATTGCAAACCGCACTACTGTTACAGACGTTCTGGGTACAGCCAGCGGAAGAGGGCGGCCGCTCCTGCGCAGGTCAGCAAG GAGCTCAAAGGACCCACAAAGGATACCCCCGATGCTGAAGATCCTGGCCGAGCCCCCACGTTGCCACTTGCTGCTGCAGAGAAGACCCCAG GTCCCAGTATAAACTGTGAGGATCACACGGCAGCGAAAAGACTGCGAGCCACGCCGGAGCGTATCGAGCTGGAGAACTACAGAGTCTCCATGCAAAAAGAGGAGCTGGAAGAAGTTCCAGAGGAGACGCTGGCGGAGCACAATCTGAGCAGTCTGCTGGATAAGGGAGGACCAGACGAGGAGGAGGCCGCCAGCAG TAGCTCAGAGTCTGAgatggaggaagatgaggaggatgaggaggaggatgatggttaTGAACCTGCGCCCTCCTCTGATCTTGGCGGTGTGCCCTGGAAGGAGGCTGTGAAGATTCATGCAAAACTGAAGGGTCGGAGTCCGGATGAAATGGAAGCAGATCGGGCTGTGGATCTGGGTGTCAGTGAGGAGGAGGATgacgaagatgatgatgatgaggaggaaccGTCTAGTGAAG AGGGTGAGTATTGCCCCTGGGAGAGAGAACTGCAGCAGGGTCTATGGCTTCAGCGTATCTCTGATGAAGACGCAGTTGGTACATTTAAAG CCGGGAACCTCAAACTTCAGCAAGCGCTGACCCCCGTGGACCCCATGGAGATAAAAGTGGATGTCCACTGGACTCATGTCCACAAGGTTCGCCAAGAGCAGGATGGGGTTAACACAGAGGGGGAAGAAGTGGGCACGTCTTCTCCTTCTAAAG CGCTCCTGCTCCCCTCCCACCGCCATGATCCCGTTAGAGCGTGGCTGGAGACCGTACCCGGAG TCGCCTGTGAGGATGAAGAGGCTGAGGTGCTGGGGACTGGTCTTCTAGAGGCTGGCGCAGGAGGTGATGGGGACACGTCTGCAGATCTTGGTGACG ATGACGACATCCCATCTGACGCGGAGGCCGAGGAGAGACTTCAGCAGTCAGAGAGGCTGAGGCTCAGACTGGACGAGGGGTCTGATGCGCCTTCCAGCGGACAGAACG AGTCTGACAGAGGTTCCTGTGCAGCTTCAGCGACCCTCGAGCCTGAAGTCTTCAGCCCTAAGGCGGAGAGTGAGAAG GTCTCCGTGTTGACTCCCAAGGAGCAGACTTCACCCAGTATCAGATTCTTTCCGGAGCCCTACATCCCGAGAGCTGGCAGCAAAGCCTCAACTCCATTAGAACCAAAAGCTTTTACCCCGGTTTCACCCGTTTGTTCCCAGCCAACCCCAACACAAGAACTGGTAACCCCGACGTCTCCCACAAAATCCCCGTCAATTCCACCTCTCCTGCGACCCTTGAGGTCACCGGCTTCCCCTATATGCTCTCAACCCTTACCTTCCACAGAGGTGGTCACCGTTCCTCCCACCACCAAGTCGCCTGTTTGTCTGCAGCCAAGTCCGGTCATCACTTCCACCCCCCTAGCCAAGCTGCCGTTTAGTAGCCATGTAGTGCGGACAGACTCGTTGACCAGCCCCAATTCAGAAGAGGCTTTGAAACGTATTGACCTCATAGAGGAATTTTGGACCAAAAGTGCCGAGATCCGTCGTAGCCTCGGATTGACACCTGTGGAGCGGGGCAGAACATCGGAGGTCAATTTTCAATCCATGGAGCCCTCTGCAGCCAGGACCCCGGTGTCTAAAGCTACGCAAGGTGATTTGAAGTCTCCACCTCTGAAAACTCATCACGTCCTCAAGAAAGTGAATCCCAATAGACTGGACCCCGAGCTCCTGTCACCCCTTACTCCCATTTCTCCATCTGAAAAGGAACTGAAGAGCTCTGAGGGTGAAAGGAGAGATTTGTCCACCAGTTCAGGTCTCGGACTGAATGGCAGTAATTCCAATACTCGAACAGCGGCCAGTGAGAGTTTCAACACCTCTGACTCTGCACTGCTTACTCCACCTTCtagtcctcctcctcccccgccacAAGGAGAAGAACCTGCTACCCTCCAAAAAGGTTTAGCCTCCTGGCAGAATGGACCAGAATCCATCCCATCGCCGCTTCCCCAAGTCAAGGTGAAATCTCCAGATGTTCCTCAGACCCCCAAATTGGAAGAAGTTCGTAAGTCCTTCGTTGAGAGCGTGGACGAGATCCCTTTTGCCGATGATGTGGAAGACACCTACGATGAGAGAACCGATAACTCCAGCCTGCACGAGAGGTTCTTCACCCCTCCAACAAGTCGGACTAAACTCCAGAGACTGCCCTTGACTAAGGAGAATGGAGAACTTCCATCTTCTGTAGAAAGAGGTCGTCACAGAAAAAGACTTCTTCCGCAATTGACTACTGAAGCTAAAGAGCTGGCCGAGGAGAGGATGAGGGCGAGGGAGAAGTCTGTGAAAAGCGCGGCCTTGAGGGACGCCATGGCCCAACAGCTTCACAAGATGAAGCAGCTGGAAACCGTGCAGGCGCCTCACCGAGGGTCAGTTCTGTCTTCCACCAAACTCTCTCCTCGCCTCCCTGCAGAGTCCAGAGCTCTAGCCGAGGCGCCGACTCTCAGACTAGGAGCTGCAGATGAACTTTTTCTATCTTCTCTGCCAGCTGAGGGCTCAATCACCTCATCAGAAGGTTCGGGGGGTGGGAAACCCAAGAAGAGGCCTTCCTTGTTCTCCCCAAGGAAGAAGGAGAAAAAGTCCAAGGGAGAGATGAGCCGCCTGTCTGACAAACAGGACGACGGCACCAAACCTAAATCACTGTGGAAGTCTGTCTTCTCTGGTtataagaaggagaagaagaagaagtcgGCGGATGAGAAGTCTACACCGAGCACTCCTTCGAGCACCACCACCGTGGACTCCGGGAAGGTTAAAGTGTCCAATGTGGTCCGTGGAGCAG AACTTCCGCTCAGACGACACCTGAGCTTCTCTGAGGATTCTGATCTTTCCAGCGATGACGTCCTAGAGAAATCCTCACAGAAGTCCAAGCGCGAG AAAACGTACACAGACGAGGAGCTGAACGCTAAACTCACCAAAAGGGTCCAAAAAGCCGCGCGGAGACAAGCGAAACAAGAGGAGCTGAAGAGGCTGCACCGGGCCCAG ATCATTCAGCGGCAGCTGGAGCAGGTGGAAGAGAAGCAGCGGCAGCTGGAGGAGCGAGGGGTCGCGGTGGAGAAGGCGCTGCGGGGAGAAGCCG GAATGGGCAAGAAGGACGACCCCAAACTGATGCAGGAATGGTTCCGGCTGGTGCAGGAGAAGAACGCGCTGGTCCGATACGAGTCCGAGCTGATGATCTT CGCCCGGGAGCTGGAGCTCGAGGATCGGCAGAGTCGGCTACAGCAGGAGCTGCGGGAGAGGATGGCGGTGGAGG ACCAGCTGAAGAGCGAGCAGGAGCTGACGGACGAGAAGCAGATCCTGAACGAGATGCTGGACGTGGTGGAGCAGCGGGACGCACTGGTGGCGCTGCTGGAGGAGCAGAGGCTGcgcgagaaggaggaggacaaggacTTGGAGGAAGTGATGCTATCCAAAGGCTACAACCTGAACTGGTCCTGA